One Cydia fagiglandana chromosome 5, ilCydFagi1.1, whole genome shotgun sequence genomic window, agcaatttttttttctagctgATCGAAGCAAGGGGGTTTTGTCAATGTTGTTGTCATAAAAAGTTTAAATTATGTCATTTTTAAAACCCTTTTTATGCATATGAGCGTGGAGAGTACTGAAACTAAACTAGatatcttaaaaaatattgtatattacTTACATACTACACACAGCAAAGCAATTATATTATATCAATCGTCAGTACTAGGCTTATCTGTCATAGTGATCATGGCTCCTAGGTTGTCCTCCTTGCCCTGCTTGAGCCGCTCCCATATGAGTTCTGCAATGGCTTTCTGTGTTCTCCTTTCTAACTTTTCTAGTTTTTTTGATACATCACGCTTCAGGTCCCAATCAGGTTTTCTCGGTGCTAGACTTGATATGTCTAGGTCTTGAAGGACTACCTGGAAATTAAAACataagtaggtagttatttataaaatatacaatattAAATGAGCAATTATAGAAGTTATTCACCCCAAATGGTAAATAAAACGATTATCACTAGTAATAGACAAATTAGAAATTACCTTCTCTTTGCCAGCTTCTAGTAAATCCTTCACTTCATCCTCCACAGCTGGTGGTAAAGCATCCTCCAGCTTTGCCTCTTGAAGAGTCTCATCTTGCGGCTTGTAGCTCCGGAATTTTGGTCTGAAATTAAGTATAACACATTAATTGAGTCCAACCATGAAGTCGCCCACCAAGACAGTCAAGTGAGTGAAATGAAGCATTGCCAAACTCTATTTACTCTTAATATTCAAAAGCTGGGTTTTaaaatgacctaaacattaaacatagcaaaattataaGTAATGGTTCGCTGTGAATTGTTCCCACAACAACAattgttgtttgttgttgttagCAGTTGTTGTTGCAATAAGACTGAAGTCCGAGACAACTTGCGGGAAACCTTAAACCTAATGTGGCCAAACACAGTAAACACAGTAAACAGCATAGGCCCTCCTGTCTATTACGACAGAATACGCATTAGTGCCTATTCTAGTATGTTAGCATACTAACTACACATAACCTAACTGCATGACGAAAACTTACTTTGGTAACGAAACTTTCTCAGCAGCAGCATCTGAAGTCTCATTTTCTGAAATACGGTTCTTCCGTTTTAAATTCCTTAATCTTTCTTTCCTTTTAAGTGCCTGCTCTTCCAAACTGCCGACGCTTTCGCCTAGTTCCATGATAACCATACTTAAATGATGCTCTCAAACAGATAgtattcaaattttaaaaaacgTTCTGCAGATAGTAAAGTCAATTGTTACAGATACTTTCcacttaataataaaattaatttattaacaaattaTCTTTTTATAATCTCGTATAAAACACAAACGCAAATAAATACTATCTGACATCTGACCACCATCTGACGTACACATTGTCAATGTCATGGTTTTTTTTCATGTCTACCAACATTATCAGCAAAACTATTTAAGATATAAATTATGCCGCCATCGCGACTGAACCAATCAATCCAACCATTTTGGACTCTCTGCATAAAACGCTGTATTTTTTCCATAGAGATTAAGTACACATACAAATAGATTTATATTATTtccattatttaaataaatataaataaatttcttAAGTTATGTTATTGATGAAGAGAGCCGTCGTGCCATCTAGtgacaaatataaaaagttgCGAATTTCGTTTATTCGTCATTCTAATAGATGGCAGTGTTGTGTGTTTGCAAATGGATAGCTTTTAGGGCTTTAGGCGGTTATCATACTGGCCCTGTGTGATACTGGATGCGATTCGTCGCTATATTCAgcaggtaatttttttttttgcttatgaTATGTATAAATTTTGATAGGTTGGTACTTGATTaaacaaaattttgttttaagcACATTTCGTTTCCGGTGGTTAATCAAgttcaaattttctatatttCTACAAGTAGTACGTAAACTATTAGCGATATATTTGCGTTTGTATTGATTATTCCGGCTCGACGTAAAAATATTCATCtaaaagtcatcatcatcatcattatttattcattaacaATTTGTTCATTATTTGtttgttatttattcattaacgttattgtacctctatgcaTTCAGTAGAAAGTGGgaaaaatattataggtacagtcgacgtcaaagatatgtttacacttttgcaccttactccccTGTAAGAAGGcgaaaaatataaacatatatctttgacgtcgacagtACAAGACAGACATTGCTAACTTtcgacataatatgtatattaagttAGTACGTATATAACCTAATATTTAAACGAAATCATTTTACagaatttgaaataaaaataccgaATGTCAAAGTACTACGAGTAAGTacgtttgtttacattattccCAATTTTTATTCGAACACAGAATAGGATTTCTTAGCTATCATAGTCTAGTCTAGCGTAGGTAGGTTTATTAAAAACGTGTAACCgggtaaaaaaaaaccaaaatttttcttatacatttatttacattcttaTAACTATAGATACAAACAATTCACAACatgaatgatattttatttgtttatatgaCCACTTTACAGCAGGCAATTTATTTTCAGACATCACAATACGTAATGTTATTCATCTAAATATTTCATGAAATACCTACGCAGAGAAGGGACGTACCTACTGATGAGGTTCTTCGCGCTATTCATTGGCgctattaagtaggtaggtacctacataggtaggtattacctacataggtaggtattacctacataggtaggtacaaaagtACCAACCTATTACTATAATTTGTCATTAAATGAAATACTACTTCCCTAGAGATTAGTGGTCAtatattatactttttatttatttctaattaacagtttaaaaataatgatttacaGTTGTTTTCAGAATTAGCTAGAATATATACCgatatatttatgtaatttcagattttttttctttgtaaaaatataatataataatagaagtaggtacttaggtacctagaaTTCTAAGCTAGTCTAGCTAATTCTGGATAACACTACTGTAGGTAAGTACTACTTATGGCAGTTCGCAAATactataaaatacaataaatagttGTTTCTACAAACTAAATGTCAATAATTGAGTATGAATCAAGACTGTAACATTATTTTCTGAATGTTAAAAAGACTATCACGTGGGCTATTTAGAACTATGACAATTATAAAGTCCTAGGCAGATTATTTTCTCTATTGCAGtagataaattaaattacatgtgCCTTATTACAATGTAGAACATTTTGATATGATGCCTCAAAATGGATCTCATTCTTTTTATCTTAGTCTGGAactataataggtacctatagagtcCCAAGCGACGGATTTGTTCAGATCTttggtctgtctgtctgtaaggAATAGGCAGGGACAGTCCGGAATCTAGCAGTGGCAAGTAAATAAGTACGTATTGAAAATTACGGGTTGACCATAGTCTTATTTAAAGCtatcaaaattatgttaaatatCCCTAAGTAAAGAATTGAACCCAAGGTGCTTTGGATTAATACCGAACGGGATTATAATGCAGAATGTCGGCTTCACCTAAATAACATTTCGTAATTTAGGATATGGAGAGACAGTGTTGTACCTTTGTTGTCATTAAAACCAACAGAACATAAATCGAATAACAATTTTCAGAGCAATCagctcaaaacaaaaattaTCGAAATCACCCTAAGCACCTTACGCAGTCATTGACCAGATGAACTATTTCTTGCGCCGTTCAAAGTTTAAGGCTTAAGCGCATAATC contains:
- the LOC134664652 gene encoding coiled-coil domain-containing protein 12 is translated as MVIMELGESVGSLEEQALKRKERLRNLKRKNRISENETSDAAAEKVSLPKPKFRSYKPQDETLQEAKLEDALPPAVEDEVKDLLEAGKEKVVLQDLDISSLAPRKPDWDLKRDVSKKLEKLERRTQKAIAELIWERLKQGKEDNLGAMITMTDKPSTDD